Proteins from one Salmo salar chromosome ssa29, Ssal_v3.1, whole genome shotgun sequence genomic window:
- the LOC106590645 gene encoding calponin-3 — protein MTSFNKGPAYGLSAEVKSKIAGKYDMQKEEELRFWIEEVTGMTIGENFQKGLKDGIILGELINKLQPGSIKKINHSQLNWHKLENLGNFIKAILAYGMKPNDIFEANDLFENGNMTQVQSTLLSLASMAKTKGMHTSCDIGVKYADKQTRHFDDRKIKAGQCVIGLQMGTNKCASQAGMTAYGTRRHLYDPKTQTDKPYDQTTISLQMGTNKGASQAGMSCPGTRRDIFDNKQVQQVDNCTISLQMGTNKAASQKGMSAYGLGRQVYDPKYCGSPTEPVIHADGSLGTNCSEISDSDYQAEEFLQEGEGEEYPVAYQEEDNYSDVAHYNEVDQGIDY, from the exons ATCGCAGGGAAATATGACATGCAAAAGGAGGAGGAGCTTCGGTTCTGGATCGAGGAAGTGACGGGGATGACCATAGGAGAGAACTTCCAGAAGGGCCTGAAGGACGGAATCATCCTGGgaga ATTGATAAACAAACTGCAGCCTGGCTCGATAAAGAAAATTAACCACTCACAACTGAACTGGCACAAG CTGGAGAACCTTGGCAACTTCATCAAAGCCATCCTGGCCTATGGCATGAAGCCTAATGACATCTTCGAGGCCAACGACCTGTTTGAGAACGGCAACATGACCCAAGTCCAGAGCACATTGCTCTCCCTGGCCAGCATG GCAAAGACCAAAGGCATGCACACATCGTGTGACATTGGTGTAAAATACGCAGACAAACAGACACGCCATTTTGATGATAGGAAGATCAAGGCTGGACAGTGTGTCATCGGGCTGCAG ATGGGGACCAACAAGTGTGCAAGCCAGGCTGGTATGACAGCGTACGGGACAAGGAGACATCTTTACGACCCAAAGACCCAGACAGACAAGCCTTACGACCAGACCACCATCAGTCTGCAGATGGGCACCAACAAAGGAGCCAGCCAG GCCGGTATGTCCTGCCCGGGAACGCGTCGTGACATCTTCGACAATAAGCAGGTGCAGCAAGTGGACAACTGCACCATCTCCCTGCAGATGGGCACCAACAAGGCAGCGTCCCAGAAGGGTATGAGCGCATATGGCCTAGGACGCCAGGTGTACGACCCAAAGTACTGCGGCTCGCCCACCGAGCCTGTCATTCATGCCGACGGGAGCCTGGGCACCAACTGCTCAGAGATCAGCGACAGTGACTATCAGGCTGAGGAGTTCCtccaggagggagagggggaggagtacCCAGTGGCTTATCAGGAAGAGGACAACTACAGCGACGTGGCCCACTACAACGAGGTTGACCAGGGCATCGACTATTAG